The DNA sequence TGCTTTCGTCCGGCCCATGGCGGACGCGACGTGCAGCGGCGTCTGGCCCTCGTCCCGAGTGCGGGCATTTACCTCCGCCCCTTGTTTCACGAGTTCGCGAATGACCTCCGGATGATCCCCCAAGGCGGCATCGTGGATCGGCTGAGTGCCCAGTCGGCTGATGGCGCCGGGCTTCGCTCCGCGCGCCAGCAACGCGCGAACACTATCCAGATCGCCCTTCAAGGCGGCCTCGGCCAGCGGTGTTGTGCCGTCGGCACCCGTGGTATTTGGATCGGCACCCAGCGCCAGCAGCATCTTCGTGACGCCGGGCTGACCGTGTATGGCGGAATACTCGAGGGACCACGGAGCCGGCCCGGACTGTGCCCGCGGTGATGGCGCTCCGAAATTCCTGAGCATGTACTCGATCCTGCTCCGGTCCTGCGGGTCGGCGATCCGGGCGGCAGCCTCCAAGGGGGTCCGGCCTTGCCGGTCGAGGGTTCTGCGATCGGCGCCGGCTTCGAGCAGCATCCAGACACAGGCCTTCTGGCGGGCGTCGATGGCGATGTGCAACGGGGGCAATCCGTTTTCATCCGGTTCGTTCAATGCCGGGTGCTGAGCGAGCACCTGCCGCATGCGTTCGGTGTTGCAGGTGCGCACCGTCTGATGAAGGTCCGCGGCGTGGGCCACAGCCAGAGACGCAAGCAAAGTGACCATCGTTCGCATAGGGTCAGGATATCGAAGAGCCGGAGGGCCGTGGCCGGGATGCCTCACGCACGCAGGCGACGCGCCGCAACGCGCGCTACCGAGTCGCGAACGCAGCGGCCGTATCTTCTCTCTGCCAGGGAATCCAGGACCTTCGCGGACAGTTCGCGAGGAGAGGCGGCGGTGCGAACGGGGCCTTGTACGTTTCCGAGGCGATCCTCGCCGAATACCGCGAGGTCCTGGCGCGGCCGGAGCTCCGGGTTCGCAAGGGGCTTCGTCAGCAGCTCCTCGAACAAAACCGTTGACCCAAAAGGGTCGTGCTGGTTCGATCCTCGCCCCGGCCACCACCTCTTGCTCTTATTGAGGAAGGCGAATCTCGTCAGATCGTCGCGCGCGCTCCTGGTGACGAAGGACCCGGACGACAACGAGTTCCTGGAATGCGCCGATGCGGCGCGGGCCGATTACTTCGTGACCGGCAATCAGAAGCATTTTCCGAAGTTCCGGAAGAAAACCGGTGATCACGTCGCGCGAGTTCCTTGCTACCGTGGCAGGCCCATGGACGAGGGCGCTTCCTGCGAGTGTCCCGCAGCCGCACCAGATTGTGGCGCCCCTCCAAAGTTCGAAATCCGGCCAATGGTCTTGGCACGGAGAGCCGCGAACGTGTACGGCGTACCGAATCTCAATTTCGTCTTGACAGGAAAAATATTCGGTGATGAGCTGGATGAACCCATGACGGCACTGCCTCAGCTCGAAATTGTTCGTGACCCGGCCCGGGCTGCCGCCATGATGCACCCGGTCCGGCTGCGGATCCTGCACGAGCTGAAAGAGCCTCAATCGGCCTCGTCCATCGGCCGGCACATCGACCTGCCCCGTCAGCAGGTGAACTATCACCTGCGCGAACTGGAGAAGGAGGGCTTTCTGTCGTTTGTTGAGGAGCGCCGCAAGGGGAACTGTCTGGAGCGGATTGTCCAGGCAACAGCGCAGTCGTATCTCATCAGTCCGGAGGCCCTGGGCGAGTTGGGACCTACGCCTGAAGCGCAGCGTGACCGCTTCTCCGCCGCCTACCTGGTATCGGCGGCGGCGCGTGTGATTCGCGATCTCGCCGTGTTGGGGCTGCGGGCGCGTAAGGCGAGCAAGCGGCTGTCGACGCTGACGCTCGAAACAGAAGTCCGGTTCCGCACGGCGGCGGACCGCAGCGCCTTTTCGGAAGAATTGGCCAGCACCTTGGCCCGGCTGGCCGCCCGCTATCACGACGCTTCGTCCAGCCAGGGCCGGGCCTTCCGGTTCGTGGTGGGTGCCTATCCGGCCATCACCAAACAGCAGGATGACGAGCCCGACGGGGCCCAGCTCAGCTAGAGGAGAGGACCATGAGCGACCAGAAACGCAGCCACGATCTCAGCGTGGAGATCGATGCGACACCCGAACAGGTTTGGAAGGCGATCAGCGAAGGGGACCAGATCACCCGCTGGTTTGCGCCCATCGCCACGGTGGAACCCGGCGAGGGCGGCAAGGTGACGATCTCCTGGGGGCCGGGCATGGAAGGCAGCGCGCCCATCACTGTCTGGGAGCCCGGCCACCGGCTGGCCTGGACGGAAGACCATGGCGAAAAGGGGCCGCGGGTGGTCGAGTTCACCGTGGAGAGCGGGGCGGGGAAGACCACTCTGCGCCTGGTGCACTCCGGCTTTGGAGCGGATGCCTCGTTCGACAGCGAGTACGAATCCACCGGCGGCGGGTGGACGTCGTTCGTCCAGTTGCTGCGTTACGATCTGGAGAACACGCGCGGATGGGCCTCCCAGACTGTCAACAAGATGGCCATGATCACCCGGCCGCCTGCCGCCCTGATGGCGGACTTGAAGGCAGCTATCGCCTATGCGGACGCGGGATCCGGGCGATACCAGGCCAAACTGCCCAGCGGGACCGGAGTCGCCGGGACGGTGATCTTCCAGAGGGATCCGGGCTACCTGATCCTTGGGCTGGACTCCATCAAGGGTGGTTCCGTGGGCCTGTTTGCCGAGAAGTGGGGCGAGACCACGGCTCTCACCACGACCTGGTATCTCAAGGGCGATGCCGCCGCGCAGGCTGACAGCTTGCTGCAGGGTTGGGATGAACTGCTAAAGGACCTCACGCCGGCGTAACGGAGCGGCGAGGGCCGGCCGCCCGGAACCCTCGCCTATTCCCGGTTGTGCCGGAGCCGCATTAGCGCGATCATCACTCCCATGCGGCATGCATTTCTGGTGGGTTTCTTCCTGGCTGCCTGTCCGGCTTTTGCCCAGCAGCAGGACTTCAGCAAGGTACAGATGAAGGTGACCCGGGTTTCCGGCAGCGTCTACATGCTGGAAGGCTCCGGGGGCAATATCGGCGTTTCGGCCGGTGAAGACGGCATCGTCATTGTCGACGATCAGTTCGCTCCGTTGGCCGGAAAGATCCGCGAGGCACTGAAGGGCATCGTTGATAAACCCGTGCGTTTTGTCATCAACACGCATTTTCACGGCGACCATACGGGCGGAAACCTGGAGTTCGGCGGGACCTCGACGATCATCGCTCAGGATAATGTCCGTAAACGCCTGATGGCGCCCAAACCTCCAGCGTCGGCCGCCCCCCAGGGTGCCCTCCCGGTCGTCACCTTTGAACACGATGTGACCGTTCATATGAACGGTGAAGACATCCGGGCGCTTCATTTTCCGTCCGGTCACACCGACGGAGATGCCATCATCTTCTTCCCGAAGTCGAATGTCGTCCACATGGGTGACGACTTTGTGCGGTATGGGTTTCCCTTCATTGACGTGGATAGCGGGGGCAGCATCGACGGCATGATCGATGCGATGGAAAAGGCGATCGCGATGCTCCCGGCCGATGTGAAGGTGATCCCCGGCCATGGCGCCCTTTCCACCGTCGACGACATTCGCGAGTACGTCAAGATGCTGAAAGGCACCCGGGAGGTCGTCAAACAGGGCATGGCCAGCGGGAAATCCGCTGACGATTTGAAGAAGGCCAAGGTGCTGGATGCCTGGCAAAAGTGGTCTGGCGACTTCATCAAAACCGACGGCTGGGTCGACACGCTCTACAACAGCCTGAGCGGGCACAAGAACGTCGGTTTCACGAAGCACAACTGAGCGTTGCGAGGCTATCCCTTTACAATGGAGGCACGGTGCTGTTGCAACGTGTCGCCCGGACCATCGACAAATATGACATGCTGCGGCCCGGCGACCGTGTGGGGGTCGCGGTGTCCGGCGGCGCCGATTCGGTCTGCCTGGCCGCCGTTCTGCGCGAACTTTCAGCCCGGCTCGGAATTCAACTCCACATTCTCCATCTGAATCATGGGTTGCGCGGCACGGAATCCGATGGTGACGCCGGCTTCGTGGCCGCTCTGGCCGGCGAATGGGGCCTGCCCTGTACGGTCGGGCGGATCGAGTTGCTGGACGGCAAAGGCAATCTGGAGCAGGAGGCGCGCCGGGCGCGGCAACGCTTCTTCCGCGAATCGGCCCGAACGCTCGACCTGCGGCGCGTCGCCACGGGGCACACCCTTTCTGATCAGGCCGAAACCGTACTCTTCCGGCTAGTACGTGGTACGGGACCGGCCGGCCTCACTGGGATCCTGCCGGTCACCGCCGAAGGAATCATCCGCCCCCTGCTCGAGGTGGAACGGGTCGATATCAGGGATTGGCTGGGGGCGCACGGACTCGTATGGCGTGAAGATTCGTCGAATCTTGATCTTCGTTTCCGGCGCAACGTCCTGCGACAGCGAATCCTGCCCGATTTGGAGACGCACGTCCGAACCGGTTCCGGCCGCGCGTTAGCCCGCCTGGCCTCCATCGCCGCTTCCGAGGAGGACTATTGGCGCGGCGTGGTGGAGGAGGCGTATCAAAGTAGTGTCTCGACCGAGAATCCTCTCATTTTCAATACGATAGAGATCCGAAGGTTGCATCCGGCGCTGGCCCGGCGCGTGCTGCGCCTGGGTTTGGAACGGGTGGCTGGTTCACTGCGCCGCTTCACCCACGAGCATATCGAGCGGCTGTTCCGTCTCGCGAGCCAGTTGGCCGGCGACGGGCAGGCCGTTCTGCCGGGGGTGTCCGCGTGGCGGTCGTTCGAGTGGCTGCGGCTGACGGCCGCAGGGGTGGACGCGGCCGAGGACTGGAGCGTTGAGCTGCCGGAACCCGGGCTCGCGCCAGGCGCTCCGGTCTCGTTGGAAGTGATTGAGGAAGCAGCCGTTTGGCCCGGCCCGGCGGAAGGGCCCGATTGCCTATATAATGTAGGCAGAGATTGGTTGGATTTCGATCGTCTGTCTTTTCCACTGCTGCTACGGAACATGCGTGCTGGTGATACGTATCAGCCTATAGGGCGGGATGGGCCGCTGAAAGTGACGGACCTGATGCAGATGGAGCGGGTCCCCTCCTGGAACAGGCGGAATTGGCCGATGATCGTATCGAAAGGCCGCATCGTGTGGTCTCGGAGGTTTGGTTCCGCCGCCTGGGCGGTAGCAGGGCCGGGTACCCGCCGCGTGCTGAGAGTGGGCGACCTTGAGGGAAATCGCGGGTAAAGTGGGCTCCAAGGTAGAAGTTACGGCCGGGCAGTGAATCAAAGTGGCCGTGGAATGCGTCTGAAGTAATAGCGTTACAATCGGTTGAACCGGTAGTAAGCGCGTTGGAGAGGGAATGAACTCGAACGTCAAAACAGCAATCTTCTGGGTAGTGCTGGTCTGTGTCGCGATCTTGCTATGGACCGTGGTGAAGCAGACCAATACCCGAACCGTGCAGGACTTGTCCTTCACTGATTTCCTGAAACAGGTGGAGGCCGGCCGCGTCAAGGAAGTGGAGATCGCCGGCACGGAAGTCCACGGGAAGATGGAAGACACAACCCCTCTACACACCGTGGTGCCGATGGGCTACGACAAGGTTTACGACCTGCTCCGCGAGAAGAATGTAGTAGTGCGGATCAAGGAGAGCAGCTCCGGTACATGGATTACGGTGGTGATCAACGCCATTCCCTTTGTCCTCCTGCTGGCCTTCTGGGTCTTCATGATGCGGCAGATGCAGAGTGGCGGAAACAAGGCGCTGAGCTTCGGCAAGAGCCGCGCCCGCATGCACAGCTCGCAACAGAAGAAGGTGACGTTCAAAGATGTAGCGGGTGTGGAAGAGGCCAAGGAAGAGCTGCAGGAGATCATCGAATTCCTGCGTGAACCCCAGAAGTTCCAGAAGCTGGGCGGCCGCATCCCGAAGGGCGTGCTGCTTATCGGACCCCCTGGCACCGGCAAGACCTTGCTGGCCCGCGCCATCGCGGGTGAAGGCAACGTGCCGTTCTTCTCGATCTCGGGTTCCGACTTCGTCGAGATGTTCGTCGGCGTCGGCGCCAGCCGCGTCCGCGACCTCTTCGAACAGGGCAAGAAGAACGCCCCGTGTATCATCTTTATCGACGAAATTGACGCCGTCGGCCGTCACCGTGGAGCCGGTTTGGGCGGCGGACACGACGAGCGCGAGCAGACCCTCAATCAGTTGCTGGTGGAGATGGACGGCTTCGAATCGAACGAGGGCGTGATCCTCGTGGCCGCCACCAACCGCCCCGACGTGCTCGATCCCGCTTTGCTCCGGCCGGGCCGTTTCGACCGCCGTGTGGTCGTCAGCCTGCCCGATGTGAAGGGCCGGGAGATGATCCTGAAGGTTCACACCAAGAAGACTCCGCTGTCGGACGACGTGGATCTCTCGGTGATCGGCCGCGGCACCCCTGGTTTCGCCGGCGCCGACTTGGCCAATCTGGTGAACGAGGCCGCGCTGCTGGCGGCCCGCCAGAACCGCAAAGTCGTCACCATGGCGGACTTCGAACTGGCCAAGGACAAAGTGATGATGGGCGCCGAGCGGCGCTCCATGATCCTCACCGAGGAAGACAAGAAGGTCACCGCTTACCATGAAGCTGGTCACGCCCTGGTGGCTGCGCTGATCAAGGAAGCCGATCCGTTGCACAAGGTCTCCATCATTCCGCGCGGCCGTGCGCTGGGCATCACGATGCAACTGCCGACGGGCGATGTGCTGAACCGGACCAAGGCTCAGATGGAGTCCCGGCTGACGGTTTGCATGGCGGGCCGCTTAGGCGAATGGCGCTACACCCATCAGCTTTCCACCGGAGCGCGCAACGACATCGAACAGGCTACGGAACTGGCCCGTGCGATGGTCTGCGACTACGGCATGAGCCGCCTGGGACCCATCAGCTTCGGCAAGAAGGATGAGCAGATCTTCCTCGGCCGCGAGATCGCACAGCACCGTGACTTCAGCGAAGCCACCGCGATTAAGATCGATGAGGCCGTCCAGGAAATGGTCGAAGACGCGGACAAACGCGCCCACTCGATCATCGAGGAGTACGGCTGGGCGCTCGAACAGATCGTGATCGCCCTGCTCGAACGTGAGTCTATCGATGGCGAAGAAGTGAAGGCGATCCTGGCCGGCAAGCCCGGGAAATCGGCTGTCGCCGGGGAGCCGCAGGACGAAGGCCATCAGGAAGTGCTGCGGCCGGAAGTGCGGCGTGCGAATCCGCCGCTGATGGACGGACCGCAAACGGCGTGATCCCTCCTTACCGCGTGTACCTGTTTGACGTCGACGGCACCCTGCTCGACTCCGCGCCCGATATCTGTGGCGCGGTCCGCGAGGCACTGGGTGCCGAGGGCGTCGTGGACCTGGACGAGTCCTACCTTCGCAGCTTCGTCGGATTCCACCTCTTCGACCTGTTCGAGCAGGTGCTGCCGGCCAATACCCGCGAACAGAACGAAGAACTGCTGGCGCGCTACCGCAAGATCTATCTCGATCGGAAGCACCGGACGACTCACGTCTACGATGGAGTGCCTGAAATGTTGGGCGCCCTGGGCGGGTTGAAGTCGACTGCCACCACCAAGGGCAGCGAAACGGCCCGGGCCGTTCTCACGCAGTTTGGGCTGGTGTCGTTTTTCAATCATGTGCAAGGGACTGACGGCTTCCCCTCGAAGCCCGAGCCCAACGTCATCATCAAGTCGCTGGAACTCTTTGGCGTGAGCCCGGAAGAGTGCCTGCTGATTGGCGATGCGGCGCCGGACATGGAAGCCGGCCGGCGTGCGGGCGTAAAAACCTGCGGTGTTGCGTGGGGCTACGGCGACCATGAAGCCATGCGTGCGCACGCCCCCGATTACTGGGTCTCTCATCCAAAAGAGTTGGTGTCATAATCGTTCTCAGCGAACGATTATGACCCTCTCCCGCCGTCATCTCCTCTCCTCTTTCCTGGCCGCTCCGCTGGCCGGTTTTGCCGCGCCCGCCGCAGGCCGATTCAAAGTCTCCCTGGCCGAGTGGTCCATCCACAACGCGATCCAGAAGGGTAAACTCACGAATCTCGATTTCCCGCGCATTGCGCAGGAGAATAACTGCGAAGGACTGGAGTTCGTCAACACTCTGTGGGGCTCTCCGACGGCCGGTTACATCGCCCGTCTGAAGCGCCGCATGGCGGATACGGGCACCAAGCCGGTGCTGATCATGGTGGACGACGAGGGCATGATGGGCCATTCCGACAAGGCCCAGCGCATGATGGCCGTGAAGAACCACCACAAGTGGGTGGATGCCGCGGCTGAGGTCGGCTGCCACTCCATCCGCACGAACATGTATCCCGAGAAGCAGCCCACGACTCCTGCCGAGATCGAAGCCTTCCTGGGCTACTGCGCCGAGAGCTTCACTGCTCTGTGTGGCTACGCGAAAACCGCCAACATCAACATCATCATCGAGAATCACGGCGGCATCTCCTCGAATCCCGATGTCGTGCTGTCGCTGATGAAGAAGGTGGGCCTTCCGAACTTCGGCACGCTGCCCGATTTCGGCAACTTCCCGAAGGAGATCGATCGCTACGCTGCCGTTGCCAAGCTGATGACCTATGCCAAAGGCGCCAGCTTCAAGTGCCATTTCGATGGTGCCGGTGGAACCGAGGACCTCTACGACATTCCGAAGATGCTGAAGATCGTCGAAGCGTCCAAGTACTCGGGCTATATCGGCATCGAGTTTGAAGGCAGCAAGCTGGACGAACTCGAGGGCATCAAGCTGGGCCGAAAGGCGCTGCGGGAGTACGGCGTCTAGCCCGCTGCCGTTCCCGCTGGCTGCGCAGAAATTCAATCAGTTGTCATAGCTTCCTGCTATGGTTTTCAGGTAGGAAATCGGTAGACATCTATGCGAACGGCACATCTACTCAGACGCACTTTCTGTTCGCTGGCCGTCCTGGCCGCAACCGCGAATGCCCAGGTCGTGATCAGCCAAGTCTATGGTGCCGGAGGCAACTCCGGCGCCACGCTGACGAATGACTACGTCGAACTGTTCAACCGGGGCAACTCCTCGGTGTCGTTGACGGACATGTCTCTCCAGTACGCCAGTGCGACCGGCACCGGCAACTTCGGAGCGACGGCAACCCAGTTGGTGACGCTGTCGGGCTCCATCGCGGCGGGCCAGTACTATCTGGTGAAACTCGCCGGCGGCGCGGTCGGCTCCGCATTGCCCACCGAAGACGCCTCCGGCACCATCGCCATGGCCGCGGGAGCCGGTAAGGTCGCTTTGGTCACGGGGACCACGTCGTTGGGCTGCAACGGCGGTTCCACTCCTTGTGATTCGGCGGCTCTGGCCCGCGTCGTCGATCTGGTGGGTTACGGCAGCGCGAATTACTTTGAGGGAGCGGCGGCAGCGCCCACGATCAGCGCGACCACGGCGGCGTTTCGCGCAGCCTCGGGTTGCACCGACACCAACGTGAACAGCGCTGATTTCAGCACAGGTACGCCGGTCCCGCGCAACTCCTCCACGGCTCTGCATGTCTGCGGCGTCAACGGACCCGTCTCGATCTCCACCGCGACCGTGCTGACCGACGCCACGCAGGGAATCGCCTACAGCCAGCAACTGGTGGCGGCCGGCGGATCCGGCTCGTTCACGTGGAGCGTGGTCAGCGGTCTGCCCGCTTCG is a window from the uncultured Paludibaculum sp. genome containing:
- the tilS gene encoding tRNA lysidine(34) synthetase TilS, giving the protein MLLQRVARTIDKYDMLRPGDRVGVAVSGGADSVCLAAVLRELSARLGIQLHILHLNHGLRGTESDGDAGFVAALAGEWGLPCTVGRIELLDGKGNLEQEARRARQRFFRESARTLDLRRVATGHTLSDQAETVLFRLVRGTGPAGLTGILPVTAEGIIRPLLEVERVDIRDWLGAHGLVWREDSSNLDLRFRRNVLRQRILPDLETHVRTGSGRALARLASIAASEEDYWRGVVEEAYQSSVSTENPLIFNTIEIRRLHPALARRVLRLGLERVAGSLRRFTHEHIERLFRLASQLAGDGQAVLPGVSAWRSFEWLRLTAAGVDAAEDWSVELPEPGLAPGAPVSLEVIEEAAVWPGPAEGPDCLYNVGRDWLDFDRLSFPLLLRNMRAGDTYQPIGRDGPLKVTDLMQMERVPSWNRRNWPMIVSKGRIVWSRRFGSAAWAVAGPGTRRVLRVGDLEGNRG
- a CDS encoding sugar phosphate isomerase/epimerase family protein, encoding MTLSRRHLLSSFLAAPLAGFAAPAAGRFKVSLAEWSIHNAIQKGKLTNLDFPRIAQENNCEGLEFVNTLWGSPTAGYIARLKRRMADTGTKPVLIMVDDEGMMGHSDKAQRMMAVKNHHKWVDAAAEVGCHSIRTNMYPEKQPTTPAEIEAFLGYCAESFTALCGYAKTANINIIIENHGGISSNPDVVLSLMKKVGLPNFGTLPDFGNFPKEIDRYAAVAKLMTYAKGASFKCHFDGAGGTEDLYDIPKMLKIVEASKYSGYIGIEFEGSKLDELEGIKLGRKALREYGV
- the ftsH gene encoding ATP-dependent zinc metalloprotease FtsH, whose protein sequence is MNSNVKTAIFWVVLVCVAILLWTVVKQTNTRTVQDLSFTDFLKQVEAGRVKEVEIAGTEVHGKMEDTTPLHTVVPMGYDKVYDLLREKNVVVRIKESSSGTWITVVINAIPFVLLLAFWVFMMRQMQSGGNKALSFGKSRARMHSSQQKKVTFKDVAGVEEAKEELQEIIEFLREPQKFQKLGGRIPKGVLLIGPPGTGKTLLARAIAGEGNVPFFSISGSDFVEMFVGVGASRVRDLFEQGKKNAPCIIFIDEIDAVGRHRGAGLGGGHDEREQTLNQLLVEMDGFESNEGVILVAATNRPDVLDPALLRPGRFDRRVVVSLPDVKGREMILKVHTKKTPLSDDVDLSVIGRGTPGFAGADLANLVNEAALLAARQNRKVVTMADFELAKDKVMMGAERRSMILTEEDKKVTAYHEAGHALVAALIKEADPLHKVSIIPRGRALGITMQLPTGDVLNRTKAQMESRLTVCMAGRLGEWRYTHQLSTGARNDIEQATELARAMVCDYGMSRLGPISFGKKDEQIFLGREIAQHRDFSEATAIKIDEAVQEMVEDADKRAHSIIEEYGWALEQIVIALLERESIDGEEVKAILAGKPGKSAVAGEPQDEGHQEVLRPEVRRANPPLMDGPQTA
- a CDS encoding MBL fold metallo-hydrolase; translation: MRHAFLVGFFLAACPAFAQQQDFSKVQMKVTRVSGSVYMLEGSGGNIGVSAGEDGIVIVDDQFAPLAGKIREALKGIVDKPVRFVINTHFHGDHTGGNLEFGGTSTIIAQDNVRKRLMAPKPPASAAPQGALPVVTFEHDVTVHMNGEDIRALHFPSGHTDGDAIIFFPKSNVVHMGDDFVRYGFPFIDVDSGGSIDGMIDAMEKAIAMLPADVKVIPGHGALSTVDDIREYVKMLKGTREVVKQGMASGKSADDLKKAKVLDAWQKWSGDFIKTDGWVDTLYNSLSGHKNVGFTKHN
- a CDS encoding HAD family hydrolase produces the protein MIPPYRVYLFDVDGTLLDSAPDICGAVREALGAEGVVDLDESYLRSFVGFHLFDLFEQVLPANTREQNEELLARYRKIYLDRKHRTTHVYDGVPEMLGALGGLKSTATTKGSETARAVLTQFGLVSFFNHVQGTDGFPSKPEPNVIIKSLELFGVSPEECLLIGDAAPDMEAGRRAGVKTCGVAWGYGDHEAMRAHAPDYWVSHPKELVS
- a CDS encoding SRPBCC domain-containing protein gives rise to the protein MSDQKRSHDLSVEIDATPEQVWKAISEGDQITRWFAPIATVEPGEGGKVTISWGPGMEGSAPITVWEPGHRLAWTEDHGEKGPRVVEFTVESGAGKTTLRLVHSGFGADASFDSEYESTGGGWTSFVQLLRYDLENTRGWASQTVNKMAMITRPPAALMADLKAAIAYADAGSGRYQAKLPSGTGVAGTVIFQRDPGYLILGLDSIKGGSVGLFAEKWGETTALTTTWYLKGDAAAQADSLLQGWDELLKDLTPA
- a CDS encoding helix-turn-helix domain-containing protein; its protein translation is MTALPQLEIVRDPARAAAMMHPVRLRILHELKEPQSASSIGRHIDLPRQQVNYHLRELEKEGFLSFVEERRKGNCLERIVQATAQSYLISPEALGELGPTPEAQRDRFSAAYLVSAAARVIRDLAVLGLRARKASKRLSTLTLETEVRFRTAADRSAFSEELASTLARLAARYHDASSSQGRAFRFVVGAYPAITKQQDDEPDGAQLS
- a CDS encoding ankyrin repeat domain-containing protein → MRTMVTLLASLAVAHAADLHQTVRTCNTERMRQVLAQHPALNEPDENGLPPLHIAIDARQKACVWMLLEAGADRRTLDRQGRTPLEAAARIADPQDRSRIEYMLRNFGAPSPRAQSGPAPWSLEYSAIHGQPGVTKMLLALGADPNTTGADGTTPLAEAALKGDLDSVRALLARGAKPGAISRLGTQPIHDAALGDHPEVIRELVKQGAEVNARTRDEGQTPLHVASAMGRTKAVEALVALGADVTLKDAQGRTPLEAAERAGFPDLAAILKRPATAK